From the Argentina anserina chromosome 3, drPotAnse1.1, whole genome shotgun sequence genome, the window CTCCTCAATATTAGTTGACGGCATTGGCTCAAGGTCGTTCTTGGACTCTCCTAACAGTAACGAAGCTGAGGATTTCTTCCTGGGGTCCCGAGAAGGAAATACCAACGGAAATAACATGTCACAAGGAAATGGTAGTGGTGATGACATAACTAAAATGGATTCATTTTCAGAGTACAAGTCTAACTCACGTGGGGGACTCGTGGAAAGGATTGCAGCCAGAACTGGTTTTAATGCTCCGCGGTTAAATACAGAAAGCATTAGATCTTCTGACCTTTCACTTAATTCTGATGTTCGGTCTCCTTATCTGACAATACCCCCTGGTCTCAGTCCAACCACGCTACTGGACTCTCCTGTCTTcctttcaaattcattagtAAGTTAAATTCTGACTATATGTATTGCCTTTGTGCTGCTTTCGAACTTTTACCTGCATTAAATTTTTAACACTATGATTCTGAATCTGCTAGCTAGCTTGGTTGGTAAAAGTATGAGAACCCTTCCAAGACATGGATTCAATCTATTGGTCATGAGTGTTTAGGGGTTTATGTGATCCAATAGGGTTATTAGGCCCCCTTTGCATAGTCTGGGGCATTGCTTTTCTAATGTTCCAAACAGGAAAACTTAGTCCATCAATGGCAAGATACACATATAAAATATGTTCATGTGAGGAACAAGGGAGAGGCTTTATAGCTATGACCGTCTAACTGGCATCATTCTAAGTCACGCAATAAATTTTGGGTAACTTAATTTAGAATGGCAGATATCTGTAACTAGTGTCCAGGGATGTTAACCAGTTGTTGCCTGGCCTTGTTCCTATATGTTTGCCTCGAGCACCAACTTGGAAAGTTGATTGAAATAGCATATATTAATCAAGGTAGACTCTGCATATAACTTGGGAGTGAATTTCCTATCAAGTGGAAGGAGGTAGATTGTTGCATTAGTTAAGGTTTGCTACATATGGTATTAAATCTAAACTTCCATTTTAGTTGCAATGGAGTTAAACCTGCCACATAACTCTTCTTTTGGATTTGATTGCAGGCACAGCCTTCTCCAACAACTGGAAAATTTCCATTTGTCTCAAATGGTAATGGCAGGAATTCCATATTGATGTCGGAGGCTGCTGATAAAACTAacttctttgaggacatgaatACTTCATTTGTTTTCAAGCCTCTTGGCGAATCAGGCTCTTTCTTTCTTGCTCCGACAAGCAAGGTAGTGTTATTGTCCGTATGTACCTTCTTTTCCAGCTTATAAGTTGCAACCGTTatgtatgcatgcatgttaCCTTTAATGATGTTGACTGATAAAAGTTAGACAACCATGGTAACACACTTAAGAGGAGTCCTTAGTATAtcccatggagatgagttcaTAAATGACTTCTGCCTCCataatatatactaatgaGGCCACTCTTGTGCAGCAATCCTTTTCCAGCATTGAGGTTTCAGTCCAGTCAGAAAACTCGTCTCAAAGTATGGAACCCTCCAGAGTTCAAAATCAGAATGCAAACAATTTTCAGCTCCAGCCAGATTTTTCTCTCACATCTACTGAAAAAGATAACGGAGCAAATACAGTCTCTGCAGATCCTATGGCTTTAGATACAGTTGGTGGCAGTACTGAACATTCTCCACCTCTTGATGAGCAAccagaggaaggaggagatcAACGAGGTGGTGGTGATTTCACGGCTGCTGCCGGTGGAGGTACAGCATCTGAAGATGGATATAATTGGAGAAAATATGGGCAAAAACAAGTAAAAGGCAGTGAGTACCCTCGAAGTTATTATAAGTGCACACATCCAAATTGTCAGGTTAAGAAAAAGGTTGAGCGATCTCATGAGGGTCATATAACAGAGATCATCTACAAAGGGGCCCATAACCACCCTAAACCCCTTCCCAGTCGTAGATCAGGGGTCATTGGGTCTTCTAACTTACTCATTGACATGCGATCAGACATCCTTGAACAAGGTGGACCTCAGACAGGTACTGATGGTGATCAGGTTTGGGCAAGTGCACAAACGGCAACTGGTGGAGCTCCTGATTGGAAGCATGATAACCTTGAGGTGACTTCATCAGCATCAGCGGGTCCTGACTACGGCCAGCAATCCACTTCTATGCAGGCTCAGAATGGTGCACACCTTGAATCAGGTGATGTGATCGACGCATCATCTACCTTTTCCaatgatgaggatgaagatgatCAAGGAACGCATGGTAGTGTTTCATTAGCTTATGATGGTGAAGAAGATGAGTCAGAGTCGAAAAGAAGGTTATTGCTTACCTCCTTTTCTTCTTAGTGTTAATGATCTCAAAAAAAGTACTCATGGAGGTCAATATAAATTGCATGTTATGTCTCAGGAAAATTGAAGCCTTTGCAACAGAAATGAGTGGAGCAACCAGAGCTATTCGGGAGCCTAGAGTCGTAGTCCAGACTACCAGTGAAGTTGATATCCTTGATGATGGGTATCGTTGGCGAAAGTATGGGCAGAAAGTAGTGAAAGGGAATCCAAATCCAAGGTTGCTACTTATTATCATGACCAACTTCTTCCCAGTTTCCTCTTTCACACCGTGTATGGGaataacaaattatttttCGCACAGGAGCTACTATAAGTGCACCAATGCTGGTTGTACAGTGAGGAAGCATGTGGAGAGAGCGTCTCATGACCTCAAGTCAGTCATCACCACATATGAAGGAAAGCACAATCATGAGGTTCCCGCTGCTCGCAATAGTAGCCATGTCAATTCTGGCCCTTCAGGCAACATGTCTGGTCAGGGGTCTGGCTCTGCTTCACAAGCTCATCCTCATCGGCCAGAGTCATCACAAGTTCACAATAGCATGGCAAGATTTGAAAGGCCAATGTCAATGAGTTCATTCAGCTTACCTGGAAGGCAGCAGCTGGGTCATCCCCAGGGTTTCTCTTTCGGAATGAACCATCCTGGCCTGGCCAATCTGGCAATGGCCGGATTTGGTCCTGGCCAACACAAAGTCCCTTTTCTACCAGTTCATCATCCCTACTTTGCTCAACAGCGTCAGGTCAGTGAAATGGGTTTCATGTTACCAAAAGGAGAACCAAAAGTAGAGCCAATGTCAGAACCTGGTTTTAACATGAACAATGCTTCATCTGTATACCAACAACTTATGAGTAGGCTTCCCCTTGGACCACAGATGTAGAGTTTCacccttttgtttcttttaaatctTTGAAGGAAAGTGGCATTTAAGCGAACTACatatttcaatatatatacatggtaaTGTTGCTCATTTATAAATTCTCTTCTGaataataaaagtaaaacaaaatgctggtaagtttcattgatatatCGATATCATATAAGCAATGCCAAACTTTAGTGAATATCAAAACTCTCATGCATGCTTTTATGATCCTATCACAAACTAATTAATTGATACACTTGAATTTCATGGTAGAAACTCTATTTTGGCATAGAAATTCCTTGAATAGTAATTTCGACCTCAATAATGCAACTATCATCCTTTGAAAACCTTGCGTTTTCTTCTTGTGTAACCAACCGGTGAAAACCCCAATCCATTGACGGAAACAGCTTGTACCTTTGAAAGAACGATGCTTGCCATGGACTTGATCCAAAATGCGTAGAGTAAATTCCACAAGTATTTTCGATCTGTGAGGAAGCTCATGTGAATTATACGTAGACAAATAAAACAGAAACATGACTACCCTCTCCAACGAATTCTCCCTTGGGATAGAGAACTAGTCTCCATGCACAATATTTTTGATTGTCAGCAGTGAATGGTTCTGAGTCATAATATGTAGCGGGTAACTTGGAAAAGTTTGTAACCTTCCAAACATTCTTGTACATAACAGTGTTGGAAGTTATTGATAAGTTCCTCTGTTTTGCCTTTTAGTGTTGTTTCAGAAACAAAGACCCCTGCTCCAAACTCACATCCGTCATCGATGAAATAACCATTTGATGCATCATTGAACTCTTTAAGAGGGATGAATCGATCAAAGCCAGCCAAACCACCAACGATTGTCCTATAAATGCAATACTTTTTATCCTATTATCGGAATCTTCAAGAGCAAGGTAGGTCTTCTTGGGCCGATTGAGCAAGAACAACTTGTAATCAATTGTCACAATCTTCCAGGGGTTTATTGCTGTCTTTCCACTCATCTCCaagtagagagagagatgtgaTCTTCCACACCACGGTTCTTGTTTCCATTGGGGAAAAGTACTAGTTTCCACTTGTATCCACCGGCCTTAAACTCGCTGGATTCAAACTTCTCCACTGATTTTAGCCTTGAAAACGACTTAATGGTCAGTTTGTAGAGTTTTGGAGGTTTTCTTGAAACTGATCTGAAAGCTAGGCCTTTGTGGTCATTGATGTCAATCGCTGCCATGACTTTAAGGTTGATTGAATGAAAAATAGTCACCAACTAGAGGGAATAGTTCTATTTatacagaaagaaaaaaagttacTAATTCTAGTTGGGATGAATTTGTATTCCTTCACACTAACACTAAGGAATCCTGATCTAACTGGACTAAAGATTAGAATTCACCAAGGACTCCTTAATTGTGGATATTAATTTTGTTATAGTTCTTGTAACCTTAATTAGCTCACCTTGCAATGACCCAAATCTACTAAAACAGAGCAGAATgactattttttttactttttggtTCCTGACGTGTCAATCTAAaaaacttttacctccgacaGGTACTTAATAAGTTCGAGCGAAGGAACACAACCGATTTCAGCTCCCCGGCGAAACAGTAAGTCCATCAAAACCTTCCGTTCTTCTTCTGTGTTTCTCTTTTTGCCTTGACCCAGTGTTCATCAGCAATAACAATCTCAGGAGATGAAGCGGGTGTGGGAGAGAGAAAATATCTTTACCCAAAAGTCACAAGGAGAAAAcgcaaaaaga encodes:
- the LOC126789412 gene encoding probable WRKY transcription factor 2 translates to MAGVDDNVAIIGDWVPPSPSPRDFFSSILVDGIGSRSFLDSPNSNEAEDFFLGSREGNTNGNNMSQGNGSGDDITKMDSFSEYKSNSRGGLVERIAARTGFNAPRLNTESIRSSDLSLNSDVRSPYLTIPPGLSPTTLLDSPVFLSNSLAQPSPTTGKFPFVSNGNGRNSILMSEAADKTNFFEDMNTSFVFKPLGESGSFFLAPTSKQSFSSIEVSVQSENSSQSMEPSRVQNQNANNFQLQPDFSLTSTEKDNGANTVSADPMALDTVGGSTEHSPPLDEQPEEGGDQRGGGDFTAAAGGGTASEDGYNWRKYGQKQVKGSEYPRSYYKCTHPNCQVKKKVERSHEGHITEIIYKGAHNHPKPLPSRRSGVIGSSNLLIDMRSDILEQGGPQTGTDGDQVWASAQTATGGAPDWKHDNLEVTSSASAGPDYGQQSTSMQAQNGAHLESGDVIDASSTFSNDEDEDDQGTHGSVSLAYDGEEDESESKRRKIEAFATEMSGATRAIREPRVVVQTTSEVDILDDGYRWRKYGQKVVKGNPNPRSYYKCTNAGCTVRKHVERASHDLKSVITTYEGKHNHEVPAARNSSHVNSGPSGNMSGQGSGSASQAHPHRPESSQVHNSMARFERPMSMSSFSLPGRQQLGHPQGFSFGMNHPGLANLAMAGFGPGQHKVPFLPVHHPYFAQQRQVSEMGFMLPKGEPKVEPMSEPGFNMNNASSVYQQLMSRLPLGPQM